Proteins from a genomic interval of Clostridium sp. AN503:
- a CDS encoding DUF1836 domain-containing protein: MKSNDERLADILKRLDNLSYIKLEKIPEIDLYMDQVTSFMEDHLKKAKRSPEDKALTKTMINNYAKNNLLPPPVRKKYTKEHILLLLFIYYYKNLLSFNDIEQLFRPITAKHFSGGANPPLADIYQEVFSLEDDQMERLKEDVKNKFEASRTTFQDAEEADREYLQLFAFISELSFDVYLKKQMIEMMIDQLRTEEEPGPTGKKKR, encoded by the coding sequence ATGAAAAGTAATGACGAAAGATTAGCCGATATTCTAAAACGGCTGGACAACTTATCCTATATCAAGCTGGAGAAGATTCCGGAGATTGACTTATACATGGACCAGGTGACTTCTTTTATGGAGGACCATTTAAAAAAGGCCAAACGGAGCCCTGAGGACAAGGCCCTGACCAAGACCATGATCAACAACTACGCCAAGAACAACCTGCTTCCTCCGCCAGTCAGGAAAAAATATACCAAAGAGCATATCCTGCTTCTGCTCTTTATCTATTATTATAAAAACCTGCTGTCCTTCAACGACATTGAGCAGCTGTTCCGCCCGATCACCGCAAAGCATTTCAGCGGCGGGGCCAATCCGCCGCTCGCCGACATTTACCAGGAGGTATTCTCTTTAGAAGATGACCAGATGGAACGCCTCAAGGAAGATGTGAAGAACAAGTTTGAGGCTTCCCGCACTACCTTTCAGGATGCGGAGGAGGCAGACCGCGAATACCTTCAGCTGTTCGCCTTTATCAGCGAACTGTCCTTTGATGTCTATTTAAAAAAACAGATGATCGAGATGATGATCGACCAGCTCCGGACAGAAGAAGAGCCCGGGCCAACCGGAAAGAAAAAGCGGTGA
- a CDS encoding YerC/YecD family TrpR-related protein, producing the protein MNKKIKTEAVDHLFQAILTLKTPEECYTFFEDVCTVNELLSLSQRYEVAKMLREKKTYLEIAEKTGASTATISRVNRSLNYGNDGYDMVFTRLAGQNESGEA; encoded by the coding sequence ATGAACAAAAAGATTAAGACAGAGGCGGTGGATCATCTGTTTCAGGCGATTCTTACACTGAAAACACCCGAGGAGTGCTACACATTTTTTGAAGATGTGTGTACAGTCAATGAACTGTTATCTCTGTCTCAGCGCTACGAGGTGGCGAAGATGCTCAGGGAGAAGAAGACTTACTTGGAGATTGCGGAAAAGACTGGCGCATCTACGGCGACGATCAGCCGTGTAAACCGTTCACTTAACTATGGAAACGACGGATATGACATGGTGTTTACCAGACTGGCAGGACAAAATGAAAGCGGTGAGGCATAA
- a CDS encoding Cof-type HAD-IIB family hydrolase produces MNYKMIVLDLDGTLTNRDKVITDHTRRVLMEAQRRGKKVVLASGRPTYGVMPLAEELELDRHGGYILSFNGGVITDCCTREVVFQKKLPVESNRKIVELAMEERVDIMTYQDAMILTNNPDCPYAKLESQINHLKIKKVDNMAEYVDFAVPKFLMMDDGDYLAMVEARVKAALGKNFSVYRSEPFFLEILPRGIDKAQCLEQLLTVLGMEREEMIACGDGYNDLSMIRFAGLGVAMENAVLPVRNAADYVTYSNNDEGVAHVVEKFLL; encoded by the coding sequence ATGAATTACAAAATGATAGTACTGGATCTGGATGGAACATTGACAAACCGGGATAAGGTGATCACGGATCACACCAGGCGCGTGCTGATGGAGGCACAGCGGCGGGGAAAGAAAGTGGTGCTGGCCTCAGGAAGGCCTACCTACGGGGTCATGCCCCTGGCGGAAGAGCTGGAGCTGGACAGGCATGGCGGATACATCCTTTCTTTCAACGGCGGCGTCATTACAGACTGCTGTACGCGGGAGGTGGTCTTTCAGAAAAAACTGCCGGTGGAGTCCAACCGGAAGATCGTAGAGCTGGCGATGGAGGAGCGGGTTGACATCATGACCTATCAGGACGCCATGATCCTCACCAACAACCCGGACTGTCCTTATGCGAAGCTGGAATCACAGATCAACCATCTGAAGATCAAAAAGGTGGACAACATGGCGGAATACGTGGATTTTGCAGTGCCCAAATTCCTTATGATGGACGACGGGGATTATCTCGCCATGGTAGAGGCGCGGGTGAAGGCGGCGCTGGGCAAGAATTTCAGCGTGTACCGTTCTGAGCCGTTTTTCCTGGAGATCCTTCCAAGAGGGATTGACAAGGCGCAGTGTTTGGAGCAGCTCCTGACTGTTCTTGGCATGGAGCGGGAGGAGATGATCGCCTGCGGAGATGGTTACAATGATCTTTCCATGATCCGTTTTGCAGGCCTCGGGGTCGCTATGGAGAATGCGGTGCTGCCTGTGCGCAACGCCGCGGACTATGTGACCTATTCCAATAATGACGAGGGTGTGGCCCATGTGGTGGAAAAGTTTTTACTGTAG
- a CDS encoding ParB/RepB/Spo0J family partition protein, giving the protein MADEKPKTLQEQSSPTGPPVSQEVKDTAPAVAQPGEEKDKTDETKAVEVKETEAAGSKKLGDIVKEVKEAQQKQTEASPTAPGKKQSASITKITDLPKTGQKKAEKPEPTKRTAAPKKETKEKPVKPGKSKSTAPVSKGAPGASAPAQAAPTPPEPPKEAPRRGEEQIVYLKLNELHAFKNHPFGVRDDEEMRAMVSSVKDKGVTQPAIVRPLEGGGYEIVSGHRRQKASELAGYTDMPCIVRNLTDDEAITQMVEDNLNQREEILPSEKAKALKMQLEAIKHQGTRTSGHVDPKEAGKRSNEIVAERNKMAVKQVQRFIRLNELVPDLMKLVDDKKIGFTTAVELSYINKKNQNYIAVSIDSQQASPTQAQAKRMRELDEKKLLNGDVIDGIMMEDKKEVDKVILTGAELGKYFGAEATPREMKDQIIKLLDDWKGQQKEQVKPEKKADKEK; this is encoded by the coding sequence ATGGCTGATGAAAAGCCTAAAACTTTACAGGAACAGTCCTCTCCCACCGGCCCGCCTGTCAGTCAGGAGGTCAAGGACACGGCTCCGGCTGTAGCTCAACCGGGTGAGGAAAAGGACAAGACGGATGAAACGAAAGCGGTTGAAGTGAAGGAAACAGAAGCCGCTGGCTCTAAAAAGCTAGGCGATATTGTAAAGGAAGTCAAAGAGGCCCAGCAGAAACAGACCGAGGCCAGCCCTACCGCTCCCGGCAAAAAACAGTCCGCTTCTATTACTAAAATAACTGATTTGCCAAAAACCGGGCAAAAGAAAGCCGAGAAACCGGAGCCCACAAAAAGGACTGCCGCTCCCAAAAAGGAGACAAAGGAAAAGCCCGTAAAACCGGGAAAATCAAAAAGTACAGCTCCGGTTTCCAAAGGAGCTCCCGGAGCCAGCGCCCCGGCGCAGGCGGCACCCACGCCCCCGGAGCCGCCAAAGGAGGCACCCCGCCGGGGAGAGGAACAGATTGTCTATCTGAAGCTGAATGAGCTCCACGCCTTCAAAAACCACCCCTTCGGTGTGCGTGACGATGAAGAAATGCGGGCCATGGTTTCCAGCGTCAAGGACAAGGGCGTGACACAGCCCGCTATCGTCCGGCCCTTGGAGGGCGGCGGCTATGAGATTGTATCCGGCCACCGCCGCCAGAAGGCCAGCGAACTGGCAGGCTACACGGACATGCCCTGTATTGTCCGTAACCTGACCGATGATGAAGCCATCACGCAGATGGTGGAGGACAACTTAAACCAGCGTGAGGAAATCCTTCCCAGTGAAAAGGCAAAGGCCCTGAAAATGCAGTTGGAGGCCATCAAACATCAGGGAACCCGAACTTCGGGCCATGTTGACCCGAAGGAGGCCGGGAAACGCTCCAATGAGATTGTGGCAGAGCGCAACAAGATGGCGGTCAAACAGGTTCAGCGGTTTATCCGGCTCAATGAGCTGGTTCCCGATTTAATGAAGCTGGTGGACGATAAGAAAATCGGCTTCACGACTGCCGTGGAACTCTCCTATATCAATAAGAAAAACCAGAACTATATCGCTGTCTCCATTGACAGCCAGCAGGCTTCCCCCACACAGGCACAGGCCAAACGCATGAGGGAGCTTGACGAAAAGAAATTGCTCAATGGTGACGTGATTGACGGAATCATGATGGAGGATAAGAAGGAGGTAGACAAAGTGATTTTAACAGGTGCAGAGCTGGGGAAATATTTTGGCGCGGAAGCCACCCCGAGGGAAATGAAAGACCAGATCATCAAACTGCTGGACGATTGGAAGGGACAGCAGAAGGAACAGGTCAAGCCGGAGAAAAAGGCTGACAAGGAGAAATAA
- a CDS encoding antirestriction protein ArdA, producing the protein MFEAYLTNVALYAIRGVEVGEYLKFPATTEEIQSLLSRIEIDGKKYSEIFITNFESDVLGLYDYLDEYEDIDELNHLAHVLEEVRDKGELEKYEAALVLGKHTASVKNLINLAQNLDIYNFQPGIETWEALGCYYADELMAINIPSDIRAYFDYEAYGRDIAINEGGCFAPGGYVSAAPLGFTEYYHGTEDIPAEHRVFAYPNETPHSILETLKQLKEAPPAPKKEKTGPSHEER; encoded by the coding sequence ATGTTTGAAGCCTATCTGACGAATGTGGCCTTATATGCTATCAGAGGCGTTGAGGTCGGGGAATATTTAAAATTTCCTGCTACCACGGAGGAAATACAGTCGCTTCTTTCCCGGATAGAAATAGACGGTAAGAAATATTCAGAAATCTTCATCACAAACTTTGAGAGTGACGTGCTGGGGCTGTACGATTACCTTGATGAATATGAGGATATTGACGAGCTGAACCATCTGGCGCATGTTCTGGAGGAAGTACGGGATAAGGGCGAACTGGAAAAGTATGAAGCCGCCCTTGTTTTGGGAAAACATACGGCAAGCGTGAAAAATTTAATCAATCTCGCTCAAAATCTTGATATTTACAATTTTCAGCCGGGTATAGAGACTTGGGAGGCTTTAGGCTGTTATTATGCAGACGAACTCATGGCAATCAATATCCCTTCCGATATACGGGCCTATTTTGACTATGAGGCATACGGACGCGATATCGCCATCAACGAAGGCGGCTGTTTTGCGCCGGGCGGTTATGTGTCCGCCGCCCCCCTTGGATTCACCGAGTATTACCACGGGACAGAGGATATCCCCGCAGAGCACCGTGTATTTGCCTATCCGAACGAGACGCCACATTCCATTCTGGAAACCTTGAAACAGTTAAAAGAAGCCCCGCCTGCCCCGAAAAAGGAAAAGACGGGGCCTTCCCATGAGGAACGGTAA
- a CDS encoding DUF6674 family protein: MIISKTRQKRLAEQKEVKELLAVLKENNFSSAKDLMAAIGHVSDLEEQLSSAVQELTSMRQELQEMKQSPLKSALQRSVQTLEAKVSQLREQIDVLRENIIEGCKQALADFKQRGTAALDGMARFFHLREGLEGVKETIQAGIATDEKALAKIEAVSAQYHEAGKHLKNVGRALMGKEAVSEAKGPGKLAKTVAAPYRAERACLLSMRNSVEKALARIERLEQAAEKKPSILDTMRTQNEKVRAEPVKEAPPSKHAER, encoded by the coding sequence TTGATTATCAGTAAGACCAGACAAAAGCGGCTGGCAGAGCAGAAGGAAGTGAAGGAACTGCTGGCCGTGCTGAAGGAAAACAATTTTTCCAGCGCAAAGGATCTCATGGCCGCCATCGGCCATGTATCGGACTTGGAGGAACAGCTTTCCAGTGCGGTTCAGGAACTTACCTCCATGCGGCAGGAATTGCAGGAAATGAAGCAATCGCCGTTAAAGTCCGCCCTGCAAAGGTCGGTTCAGACCTTGGAGGCGAAGGTTTCCCAGTTAAGGGAGCAGATTGACGTTCTGAGAGAAAACATCATAGAGGGCTGTAAACAGGCCCTTGCCGATTTTAAACAGCGAGGAACGGCGGCCCTGGACGGCATGGCCCGTTTCTTCCATCTGCGGGAAGGTCTGGAAGGGGTAAAGGAAACCATTCAGGCGGGGATTGCCACAGACGAAAAGGCCCTTGCGAAAATCGAAGCCGTTTCAGCCCAATACCACGAGGCAGGCAAGCACTTAAAAAATGTGGGCCGGGCCCTGATGGGGAAGGAGGCTGTATCAGAGGCAAAAGGCCCGGGCAAACTGGCAAAAACAGTAGCAGCACCCTACCGGGCGGAACGCGCCTGCCTGCTCTCCATGCGTAATAGCGTAGAAAAAGCCCTCGCCCGGATAGAACGGCTGGAACAGGCCGCAGAAAAAAAGCCGTCCATCTTAGACACCATGCGGACGCAGAATGAAAAGGTACGGGCGGAACCGGTAAAGGAGGCTCCGCCCTCCAAACATGCCGAGCGGTAG
- a CDS encoding PcfB family protein: MQDEVNQKTVALSIRATKLTGRVLALALRKFLEEGKKRHQKALTPQGRQSVKKLMNHYGAKNSMPLVGAPRQFDRIAKEFHVDYAFHKVSPGHYLLFFKAGQADAMTAAFQKYSDKVLNKGKDRASILGQLRNLSEHIKSRPKERQKTREAVKEER, translated from the coding sequence ATGCAGGACGAAGTAAACCAAAAAACGGTTGCCCTCTCAATCCGGGCAACAAAGCTCACAGGCCGGGTGCTGGCCTTGGCTCTACGGAAGTTTTTAGAGGAAGGGAAAAAGCGCCACCAGAAGGCACTGACCCCGCAGGGCCGCCAAAGCGTGAAAAAGCTGATGAACCATTACGGGGCCAAAAACTCCATGCCCCTTGTTGGAGCGCCCCGGCAGTTTGACCGCATAGCAAAGGAATTTCATGTAGACTATGCGTTCCATAAGGTCAGCCCCGGCCACTACCTGCTGTTCTTCAAAGCAGGGCAGGCGGACGCCATGACCGCGGCGTTCCAGAAATACAGTGACAAGGTGCTGAACAAGGGGAAGGACAGAGCTTCTATCCTCGGCCAGCTACGGAACCTTTCAGAGCATATCAAATCCCGGCCAAAGGAGCGCCAGAAAACCAGAGAGGCGGTGAAGGAAGAACGGTGA
- a CDS encoding VirD4-like conjugal transfer protein, CD1115 family, whose protein sequence is MSDKIRKYVLPNLPYLFVFWFFSKVGTAYRMAAGADFGTKLVGMMKTFPMAFENYLPGLGGPDLLVGLTGAVGMYLLVQSKIRKGKKFRREEEYGSARWGTAKDIKPFVDPVFKNNVILTGTEFLTLNTRPKIPANARNLNACVIGSSGSGKTRFWLTPQLLQAHSSYVVVDPKGGTLEQCGRFLQRQGYRLRVFNTIGFSKSMHYNPLAYIKTESDVLKFVTALIANTKGDGKDGDEFWTKAETLLYCALIAYIVFEGPEEERNMNTLVEMINSMEVREDDESFKNAVDYMFDGLEKRNPNHFAVRQYKKYKLASGKTAKSILISCGARLAPFDIGELREIMSYDELGLDTLGDEKTALFFLISDTNTTYNFLVALAFSTMFNMLCERADNKYGGRLPHHVRVLWDEAANTGQVPGLEKIVAVIRSREISLTLFYQAMSQCKALYKDNAETIMGNMDSIVFLGGREASTLKDISENWLGKATISMQTESRTRGQSESYGQNMQRLGRELLTTSEITTMPGNMCICQLRGLPPFYSPKYDLKKHPNYHQTAEYDKKKNAFRLETLFRHRPLRLKPEDEYTVYEIEETDAEEEADILNFDDMDSDDFA, encoded by the coding sequence GTGAGCGACAAAATCCGAAAATATGTACTTCCCAACCTCCCCTACCTTTTTGTGTTCTGGTTCTTTTCAAAGGTGGGTACGGCTTACCGCATGGCCGCCGGGGCCGATTTCGGCACAAAGCTCGTAGGCATGATGAAAACCTTTCCCATGGCCTTTGAAAACTACCTTCCAGGCCTTGGCGGGCCTGACCTTCTGGTGGGCCTTACCGGGGCCGTGGGAATGTACCTGCTTGTGCAGTCTAAAATCAGGAAGGGGAAGAAGTTCCGCCGTGAGGAAGAATATGGATCGGCCCGCTGGGGAACGGCAAAGGATATCAAGCCCTTTGTAGACCCGGTATTTAAAAACAACGTCATTCTCACGGGCACGGAGTTCCTGACACTGAACACCCGGCCCAAAATCCCGGCCAACGCCCGGAACCTAAACGCCTGTGTAATCGGCTCGTCCGGCTCTGGAAAAACAAGGTTCTGGCTTACCCCGCAGCTCCTTCAGGCTCATTCGTCTTATGTGGTCGTAGACCCCAAAGGCGGCACCCTCGAACAATGCGGGCGGTTCCTGCAACGGCAGGGCTACCGGCTCCGGGTATTCAACACCATAGGTTTTTCCAAATCCATGCACTACAACCCGCTGGCCTACATCAAGACGGAAAGTGATGTGCTGAAATTCGTGACCGCCCTGATTGCCAACACCAAAGGGGACGGCAAGGACGGGGACGAGTTCTGGACAAAAGCGGAAACCCTTCTTTACTGTGCCCTGATTGCCTATATCGTCTTTGAGGGGCCGGAGGAAGAACGGAATATGAATACCCTTGTGGAAATGATTAACAGCATGGAAGTCCGGGAAGATGACGAGAGCTTTAAAAATGCCGTTGACTACATGTTTGACGGGCTGGAAAAGAGGAACCCCAACCACTTTGCCGTGAGGCAGTATAAAAAATATAAGTTAGCCAGCGGCAAGACCGCAAAAAGCATATTGATTAGCTGTGGAGCACGTCTCGCGCCCTTCGATATTGGGGAGCTTCGGGAGATTATGAGCTATGACGAGCTGGGCCTTGATACGCTGGGAGACGAAAAGACAGCCCTGTTTTTCCTGATATCCGACACGAATACCACCTACAACTTCCTCGTTGCCCTTGCCTTCTCCACCATGTTCAACATGCTCTGTGAGCGGGCCGACAACAAGTACGGCGGGCGGCTCCCCCATCATGTACGGGTGCTGTGGGACGAGGCGGCTAACACAGGGCAGGTGCCGGGGCTGGAAAAAATCGTGGCCGTCATTCGTTCCCGGGAGATCAGCCTGACGCTGTTCTATCAGGCCATGAGCCAGTGCAAGGCGCTTTATAAGGACAACGCCGAGACAATCATGGGGAATATGGATTCCATCGTGTTCCTTGGAGGCCGTGAAGCCTCCACCCTGAAAGACATTTCCGAAAACTGGCTGGGAAAAGCCACCATCTCCATGCAGACAGAAAGCCGCACCCGGGGGCAGTCCGAAAGCTATGGGCAGAACATGCAGCGTCTGGGCCGGGAGCTTCTCACCACAAGCGAAATCACCACTATGCCCGGAAATATGTGTATCTGCCAGCTCCGGGGCCTCCCGCCTTTTTACAGCCCAAAGTACGATTTAAAAAAGCACCCCAATTATCACCAGACAGCCGAGTACGACAAAAAGAAAAACGCCTTCCGCTTGGAAACCCTGTTCCGCCACCGGCCATTGAGACTAAAGCCGGAGGACGAATACACGGTTTACGAGATAGAGGAAACAGACGCAGAAGAAGAAGCTGACATTCTCAACTTTGACGACATGGACAGTGACGACTTTGCGTGA
- a CDS encoding Maff2 family mobile element protein, protein MEFFNSAIDILKVLVIALGAGLAVWGVINLLEGYGSDNPAAKSQGIKQLMAGGGVVLIGTQLIPLLSGLF, encoded by the coding sequence ATGGAATTTTTCAACTCTGCTATCGACATTTTAAAGGTTCTCGTTATTGCCCTTGGGGCCGGGCTTGCGGTGTGGGGAGTCATCAACCTGTTAGAAGGGTACGGCTCGGACAACCCGGCGGCAAAATCACAGGGAATCAAGCAGCTCATGGCCGGAGGCGGTGTTGTGCTGATTGGCACACAGCTTATCCCCCTCTTATCCGGCCTGTTCTAA
- a CDS encoding VirB6/TrbL-like conjugal transfer protein, CD1112 family, protein MDTIINAIVEWLKGVLVDGIMGNLDGLFNNVNEQVGGIASQVGTTPADFNAGVFSMIRQISETVVLPIAGIILTFVMTYELIQMLIDRNNLHDIDTWMFFKWIFKTFVAVTILTNTFNIVLAVFDVSQHVIQQSAGLIQSGTEITPDIMDSLRTDLEAMELGPLFGLFLQSFLVQFTMTALNIVIFVIVYGRMIEIYLLTSLAPIPFSTMANRETGHMGQNYFRSLCAVGFQGLLIMVCVAIYAVLIQSIATDGDPMGAIWRCVGYTVLLCFSLFKTGSLSKSIFGTG, encoded by the coding sequence ATGGATACTATCATCAATGCAATCGTGGAATGGCTCAAGGGTGTGCTTGTAGATGGTATCATGGGAAATCTGGACGGCCTTTTCAATAACGTGAATGAGCAGGTCGGAGGGATTGCCTCGCAGGTTGGGACAACCCCGGCGGATTTTAACGCCGGGGTCTTTTCCATGATACGGCAGATATCTGAAACGGTCGTTCTGCCAATCGCCGGGATTATCCTCACGTTCGTCATGACCTATGAGCTCATTCAGATGCTCATAGACCGGAACAACCTCCATGACATAGACACATGGATGTTCTTCAAGTGGATATTTAAAACCTTCGTGGCCGTGACGATCCTGACGAACACCTTCAATATCGTGCTGGCTGTCTTTGACGTGAGCCAGCATGTGATACAACAGTCGGCGGGGCTTATCCAGAGCGGCACGGAAATCACGCCGGACATTATGGACAGCCTGCGCACAGACTTGGAGGCGATGGAACTGGGCCCGCTGTTCGGGCTGTTCCTCCAGTCCTTCCTCGTCCAGTTCACCATGACCGCCCTGAATATCGTGATATTTGTCATTGTCTATGGCCGCATGATTGAGATATACCTGCTGACCAGCCTTGCCCCTATCCCCTTCTCCACCATGGCGAACCGGGAAACCGGGCACATGGGACAGAACTATTTCCGGTCGCTGTGTGCGGTCGGCTTTCAGGGGCTCCTGATTATGGTATGCGTGGCAATCTATGCCGTGCTGATTCAGAGTATCGCAACGGACGGCGACCCGATGGGAGCCATCTGGCGCTGTGTCGGCTATACGGTGCTCCTGTGCTTTTCCCTGTTTAAGACCGGGAGCCTGTCAAAATCCATCTTCGGCACCGGTTAA
- a CDS encoding septation protein SpoVG family protein, whose translation MPRRYKLGADGQAHPSYFGKLPEEFTKEDTLRFLADTDIQLYRLLTADTRAALRAEGYEYKDGGLAPISGKETVMQEQTGGAPAATQEPMKLDVSVRLIDPVKNLIGFASVKFNDCFVVENFKILQGEKGIYAGMPSQPDRNGGYRDVAKPITKEFRSQLNEAVVEAYTAELDHLQARLAAARGGQERPSIKEQLTAGTKQAEQVQAEKPAKTKASRGQDR comes from the coding sequence ATGCCGAGACGCTACAAGCTGGGGGCGGACGGGCAGGCCCACCCGTCCTACTTTGGAAAGCTCCCCGAGGAATTTACAAAAGAGGATACCCTGCGTTTCCTCGCAGACACGGATATACAGTTATACAGGCTTTTGACGGCGGACACTCGTGCCGCGCTCCGGGCAGAAGGCTATGAATATAAGGACGGGGGCCTCGCCCCCATTTCAGGAAAGGAGACAGTTATGCAGGAACAGACAGGCGGCGCACCCGCCGCTACACAGGAACCCATGAAGCTGGACGTGAGCGTGAGGCTCATTGACCCCGTAAAAAATCTGATTGGCTTTGCCAGCGTAAAATTCAACGACTGTTTCGTGGTGGAGAATTTCAAGATACTGCAAGGCGAAAAAGGGATTTATGCGGGTATGCCCAGCCAGCCGGACAGGAACGGGGGCTACCGTGACGTAGCAAAACCCATCACGAAAGAGTTCCGCAGCCAGCTTAACGAGGCGGTCGTGGAAGCCTACACGGCGGAGCTCGACCATTTGCAGGCAAGGTTAGCCGCCGCAAGGGGAGGTCAGGAACGGCCTTCCATCAAGGAACAGCTCACCGCCGGGACAAAACAGGCGGAACAAGTGCAGGCGGAGAAGCCCGCAAAGACAAAGGCCAGCCGCGGGCAGGACAGATAA
- a CDS encoding PrgI family protein, translating to MAYVPVPKDLNKIKTKLALNLTKRQLICFSLAAAVGIPSYLFSRGTIGNSPALFLMIGLMLPFFFFAMYERDGLPLEKVLKNILRTRFLYPRVRPYQTENFYALLSGFKKEAKPIAEPEKKKKSRRKKA from the coding sequence GTGGCATATGTACCCGTACCAAAAGACCTAAACAAAATCAAGACGAAGCTGGCCTTAAACCTAACGAAGCGCCAGCTTATCTGTTTCTCCCTCGCGGCGGCGGTGGGGATTCCGTCCTACCTGTTCAGCCGTGGAACCATCGGAAACAGCCCGGCCCTTTTCCTGATGATTGGCCTCATGCTCCCATTCTTCTTTTTCGCCATGTATGAGCGTGACGGCCTGCCGCTTGAAAAGGTGTTAAAGAATATCCTGCGCACTCGGTTCCTTTATCCGAGGGTGCGTCCCTATCAGACAGAAAATTTTTATGCTCTTTTGAGTGGTTTTAAGAAGGAGGCGAAGCCGATTGCAGAACCAGAAAAAAAGAAAAAGTCCCGCAGGAAAAAAGCCTGA